The sequence below is a genomic window from Phoenix dactylifera cultivar Barhee BC4 chromosome 8, palm_55x_up_171113_PBpolish2nd_filt_p, whole genome shotgun sequence.
tttgcataaaggaggagggaggggaaTTAGCCTCACCCACGTAGCAGTCCTCATTGGGCCATCCTTCCACCAAAAAATGTTCGATGCAGATAGAAAGTTTCTCATACCCTTCCCACCAGCACGGATAAACCCGCATGTGAGAGCATTACCCCAGCACCATCTCAATACTAGAGGACCAGTAGCGTTTCCAATGGGCAAATCAGATGGGGGTATCCGGTCTCCGCATTTCGAACTTGGATCACTTCATTGAAAATAAAACTCCATTCCAACTGTGCTACCACCCCGATGATAGCTAAAACCTTCATCAGGTCTCATAAATCTCGGCTACACGGGCTAGGATGCAGCATATATGTATATTAATTTTGACTGGTCTGTTAATTAATGAGTCATGATGGAATGTAAGTGGTAAAGAAGATAGAGTTGGAATGAACTCCATCTCTTTGCACCCTGAGGCTGAATCAGAAGTACAAAGCCTGACATGGATGTCCGGCCCATTTGCTCACCCTCAATTTCCCAACTATGTACCTTCTATAACCTCGGACGGCTTACAAGAACAAGAGAGCAAGTTAGTTTCCCACACTCTATTGAGTCTCCAGTAAGCAATCTCCAGCTAGAAGATGCCTAGGCTGTGACGGAAGAATCCAAACACTTCATCGTGGTAGGGATCAGGAATTGATTTAAATGGCTGAAAAGACCAATATCCCCTCCGTCCGGACCACATACCCACCTAACATTACAACGCTTTATAAAAGTGTTCCGCCTTGAACTGAAGGCACCGATGTTGGGTTCCTCTTCCGAAGCACGGAATTACTGCACCAAACCTCCGTACCAGCTTTTACAAATCTCGGGGAATTACGTAGCAGGGTTGGAcacagggccggcccgagccttagTCGACCGGCCCtgaggcgactgaggcggtcgcctaaggccccgggccaacAGAAGGCCCCCGAAaggtgaagagagagagagagagagggagggagggagggaccgtgaccaaaaggaagcaaaggccccatataaaacgggatgagctggctacgagtcttcccccttgatggaagggaggtggagagtttcttggcctgcagaggggaaatttaggaagttggggacggtagttttgttttggatggagagagagagagagaggagggatttggttggcttgatacacgcctgaaggctgaagccactcttacctttcatcccttctcttgtttggttttggtcttggttttccttccctcacattactcctgatccagctgggccatcaggaagaaagggggattggaaatggacttcttggagggtggagattcttttaattttctcctctcggtttcttctccccacttgggtggtagagagagaaggagggagggggttgaatggctgctgtgctgtgatgttgcggttgctgcttgggtactcacttgaaggggagatggagggatgggacttttattaattagatggagtcaatttcccataatgcccctactttctcttgtAGAGAAGCTCCTagagaaattcttttctttaccttgaccatgaagtgccatgggatgaccttttcctattctgctcttgcttgacatgacAAACAaaattgccaagcattatctcagttatttaatcagttttatggcccttcttttaggataattacttttctgcatttccattcaaaaataatattaaattaaaaagatttctggcctatctttgttagattcatgtacctttgttgaaatagtgtacttgatagctatccattttcatatcatttttttaatattttatatttattaaaaaaaattattattaaaaaaaaaggccttattcattggattcgccttaggcccccaaatgtattgggccgcccctggttGGGCACACCGTAGTGTTTTATCCGAGTTCTTACTTCAATAGCGAGGAAATGAAAGCCATTGCTGCAAGACATTATACCATAATTTTACCAGGCTTAAATGTACTTGAGAGTCGGTAAGGTATCTGGTCCAGATTTTTGATTCCAAAATCCACATATAAGCCTTTACCATAAGTTTATATCACGACTAAATTTGTCTAGATTTGCATTAAATAATCCCAAGCCCTGCAGATTTGCATTAAGTTTGGTCTTCTAATACCAAATTTGTTCACATCAGTTTCAAAATTTGCATAAATTTGAATATTTGATAGCTAAATAGTACACAACTGGGACTCTAGcgtattacaaaaaaaaaaaaaaaatgcttttcACATAAATATCATAGTGCAgaatttcatccaaaaaaattagCTGAAaggtatattttaaattttttaatcttATATAAGTATGCAAAATTTCTTCATTAAATAAATGATATGAAATTAAACACTTTTTCATAATGATTTACCTATCTACTTGTGTTCTCTATCCACCGTAGATAGGTGCAAAGCATGAACCGCGGTCCCTGCTCTTGGTGTCGCAAGGTTAATGAGGCCTGAGGGGAAAAGTGGAAGGAGAGTGAGAGAGACGTGCATATAGGTAACAGAGGCGCATCGACTCTGCTCGGCGAGACATGTGATGGGAAGGCTTGAatcccctctcctcttccaatccAAAATCCTCTGCCTCTCCCTCCTCTACCTCCTCACCACTCTTCCTTTGTCTATCTACGTTTCCATCTCCCAGACGGGATGCCCTCCCCTCATCCCCAAGACCCAGCTCTTCTCCTACCCTTCCACCTACGGCGAGCACAAGTACGCCCTCCCGACCACCCGCTCCACATGCCGCTCCCCTGTTCAGTTCTCAGGTGAATTCTCTCAAAATTCGATCCAAATATCGGTCATTTCGATCCAAGTTTCGATTTTTATGATCGGATTCCGTCCCATCTGATCAGACTACCGTGCGGTTTTCGAGGAGATCCGTAGTCTCTGCTGGAATTCCACGTCGTCCGCTCCTTCCTCCCCTGGTTTGAGATACCTGGCGGGCAGGGGAGGCAGCTTCGCGGGGAATTTTTCGACGCAGAAGAGGAAGTCTTTCTTCAATCACACCGATGATGATCAGGTTGAGGTCCCTTGTGGATTCCTCAAGGAATTCCCCGTCAGGGAAtctggtttgttcttcctaaacCTTATAATTATCTTTTGACCGTGACTCATGAATTCTAGTTGGACGTTCTCTTTTTATGATAATTTTACAATTTCGGACGGATGTTTTGGAGGATGGATCATGTTGGATTGAATTTCTCGGAAAAATGGGTTTCCTTTCCAGAATTATATTAGGTGAAAATCATAtctgaaattaaaaaataaccAAATACCTAAACTCCATCAATTCTATTTGGTGAAGAACATAATGTCCGAACCTTGAATTTTGATTCTAGAAAGGAAACCTTCGCTTGGAATAAAGAGAATTTCGTATTATAAAAGATGTCACCTTTTCAATTAAAACATTCCATTAAGTGAGTTAGGAAAGTTCCTTCCTGCAGTCCACTTTAACATGATTGTTTGTTTGATCCCCTCATGCTTTGTTTGTGGCCTCGAACGCAGACGGATTGGCCATGGAGCGTTGCAGTGGAGTGGTTGTGGCATCGGCGATCTTCGGCGACCATGACAAAATTCGGCAACCAAAGGGCTTGGGCGTCCAGACATTACAATTTGTTTGTTTCTTTATGTTCATAGATGATTCCACTCTCAGAGGCCTTGCTGCCCACGACATCCTTACGAACACGGAAGGGGACGGCGTCGACATGATTGGAGCATGGAGGATAGTAAGGGTCTTGAGCAGCGAATTGCCTTATGATAACCCTGCGATGAATGGAGAGATCCCAAAGCATTTGATTCACAGGCTCTTCCCACATTCGAAATTCAGCATCTGGTTGGACGCAAAGCTTCAGCTCACAGTAGACCCCTTGCTGCTGATCCATTCTCTTTTGATAGCAAAGGATGCGGACATGGCTATCTCCAAGCATCCTTTCAATGTCCACACCATGGAAGAGGCAATGGCGACCGCAAGGTGGAGGAAGTGGGCAGATATCGAGTCTCTGAGAGTGCAAATGGAGACATACTGTGAGAATGGGCTGCAACCCTGGTCACCCAGCAAGCACCCGTATACAACAGGTGCCACACTCACCTTTGTGTCTTATAAGCCTAAGAGACATGCCTATGTTGATATCCTCTGTTATTTCTTTCTGATAGgaatacaaaaaaataaatatttggaaGTCCATGGATGCTCTCTCTCAGAAAGTAGTGCATGGAAAGTGCATAGGTCACAATAGAAGCATTACTAATTAGACACTGTGATTCTTAACCTTTAATGCATGTCAACCTATTACGTTACTTTGGTCAATTAAAGGATCAGCATTCAGAACTTCTCATAatgtatatacacacacataatcACATGCTAacattccttttctttctttttttttttgagtatgtAACAACAGTGATTTACCTTATTTAAGTTTAATTTCTGTTCCTCTTTGGTAAGTTAtctttatgttattttaaagcTTAATGGAATTCTCAAACAGAAGTATTCCAATCacagttttcttttttccttttgttttcttaAAGCACCTCCAATTATGTCAGTGTATGCAA
It includes:
- the LOC103703030 gene encoding uncharacterized protein LOC103703030, yielding MGRLESPLLFQSKILCLSLLYLLTTLPLSIYVSISQTGCPPLIPKTQLFSYPSTYGEHKYALPTTRSTCRSPVQFSDYRAVFEEIRSLCWNSTSSAPSSPGLRYLAGRGGSFAGNFSTQKRKSFFNHTDDDQVEVPCGFLKEFPVRESDGLAMERCSGVVVASAIFGDHDKIRQPKGLGVQTLQFVCFFMFIDDSTLRGLAAHDILTNTEGDGVDMIGAWRIVRVLSSELPYDNPAMNGEIPKHLIHRLFPHSKFSIWLDAKLQLTVDPLLLIHSLLIAKDADMAISKHPFNVHTMEEAMATARWRKWADIESLRVQMETYCENGLQPWSPSKHPYTTDVPDTALIIRRHGLRSNLFSCLLFNELEAFNPRDQLAFAYVRDLMSPKININMFEVEVFEHVAVEYRHNLKRDGVGQQIRRASSRDIGESSCKAYLLKMWGESND